A stretch of DNA from Microscilla marina ATCC 23134:
TAACTTCGTTGAGCTCAGCACGGTAAAACTGTAGCTTCTGTTTTAAAAAAGTACCGTCCCCGCCTCGCCTGCTCCGAGCTTGTCCTCGGAGGTTGTGTGTCTTTATCAATTTATAAATCCCGCAATGCGGGGCCGATCGAAACCCTAAAATAAGTCGTTTTTTAGGTACCGATACGTATCGGCATCTAAGGATTTGTGGAGACACAAATCAGGGCGAAAAATAGTAGGGTAGAGTAAGCTGACCTGATATATCAAATAAAACAATTATCCTAAATTTCTTGATACGAATACATGGATATGGAAATTTTAAAAAAAATAATCCAACAAATGATTGTAGCCTCCGATGAAGAAGCCAATCAGTTGGTGGATAGATGTTTTCGCAAAAACTTTGAAAAAAAGAACCTTTTGAGCGAAGATGAGAAGTTTATTAAGGAAGTATACTTTATTGTAAAAGGTATTATCCGCGTGAAAATCAATGACATAGAAGGTAGAGAACACACAGTACACTTCGCCATTGAAAACCAGTTTATAGCGGATTACAATGCTTTTATTACAGGTGAAAAATCTAACTACCAGTTACAAGCTTTAGAATATACCGAGACCATTGTTTTACCTAAATCTGCCATTGAGTGGGGCTATAAAAATATGCAAGAGGGAGAAAAGTTAGGAAGGCTAATTGCCGAGTTTTACTTCGTTTATTTAGATACTAGAATCCAACACTTATATACCTTAACTCCCCAGGAAAGGTATGATTTAATGAATGAAATTTTTCCAAACATTCATCAACGGGTGCCACAGCACATGATTGCTTCCTATTTGGGGATTACCCCTGTTCACTTAAGCCGAATTAAAAAGCAAATTTCATAAAACCTAAACATTTGTTATCGCTTTAGTAGTTTTGGAATTATAAATTTGTACAAATGTTTATTTAAAAAATCACAATTATGTTAAAATCAGCTACCGTATTATCTCGCCTTTTTTTCAATGTGTCGTTTTTTTCAAATGTTCAACCTCAAACTGCTGCTTTGTAGATGGACTTTATCATAGAACTAAAACATCGCAATGAGTGGCTATTTTATTTTGGAGTAGCCAACTTGATTTTAACAGCCTTGTTTGCAGCCTTGAGTTTTATCACCAATATTCAAGTAGCAGGAGTTAATGCTTGGCACAAACCCATCAAATTTGCTTTGTCTATAGGGGTATATGCCTTCACTATGGGTTGGTTGATGTACTACTTGCCACAAAGTCGAAGTACAACAGTATGTAGTGGACTCATAGTAGTGATGCTTACCTTTGAGATTGTATACATTGGTTTACAAGCTGGTAGGGGGCAATTATCTCATTTTAACATATCATCACCTTTGTATAGCCACCTATACATGGGTATGGCAATTGCCGCCACCATAGTATCTTTGATTACCCTATATATAGGCGTGCTGTTTTTTCAATCCGACTTACCCCACCTGTCCAAACATTATGTTTGGGCAATTCGTTTTGGCTTATTGCTCTTTGTTATTTTTTCTCTAGAAGGTTTTGTAATGGGGGCAAACCTCTCGCATACTATTGGCGGACCAGACGGAGGTAAAGGATTGTACTTTTTAAATTGGAGTCGAAAATTTGGAGATCCTCGTGTGGCACATTTTATAGGAATGCATGCGCTGCAAGTATTGCCGATCTTGGCCTACTATGTACTCAAAAACACCAGGCTCACCATAGTTGTGGCTATTCTTTATACACTGCTTGCCTTGTATGTGCTTATCCAGGCATTGCAAGCCAAACCCTTTCTGAAATTTATAAACTAAATGCACATGAAAATCAATCAACGTACCATTCAACGACTCAAGAAAAATTACGGTAAATGGGTACTAATTACGGGGGCTACCTCTGGCATAGGCAAAGAAATGGCGCTAAAATTTGGAGAAGCAGGTTTTAACCTGGTGATCACGGGGAGGCGCGAAAACCTATTAAATGACTTGAGTACCTTATTATTTGACCGTTATCAAGTAGAAGCTATTCCTATATGTGGTGATCTGTCCAATGAAAACGACGTAAACAGCTTAATCGGCGAAACATCTCATCTGAATATTGGTGTGGCAGTGTTAAACGCGGGTTTTGGAACCTCAGGTAAGTTTATTGATGCCAACATTAAGCAAGAAGTGAACATGCTTCACCTCAACTGCAGAGCATTGATGGTGTTGACCCACCATTTTGCCAACAAAATGAAAGACAAGCCACTAAAGGTGCCATTGTATTATCAGCTCTATGGTGGCTTTCAGGGAGTACCCAATGCGGCACATTATGCTGCTACCAAGGCGTATGTGCAATCATTGGGCGAAGCCATCGCACTTGAACTAAAACCCGTTGGGGTAGATGTGTTATGTGCTGCTCCAGGTCCTGTAGAAAGCGGGTTTTCTAAGAGAGCCAATATGAAAATGTCAACCACCTTAAGCCCCGAAGTGGTAGGAGTCCCCATCATTCAGGCCATTGGTAAAAAAAGGACAGTTTTGCCAGGGTTTCTTACCAAACTATTGGTGTATAACTTGAGTATGACCCCAAGGTGGGGTAAGATACGCATTATGGGTAAGGTAATGAGCGGGTTTACCAAACATCAGGAGTAGTGGATGATAAGGCTAAAAAAAGAAGGAGAGAAGTCTTCATGTTTTATGAGACTGGCTATCTCGTCGAAGATTTGTTGCGTAAGCAAGTCAGTAGTTTTACATAAAAAACGGCAATAAATTCTTCCGATGGCGGTTTTTTGTGGACCCACCTGGTTGTGGGTAATATCCCCCATCTCTTGAAAATGAAGATTTTTAGGTATTGTTAATCAAGCACTTATCTTAAAAAGGATAGGCACTATGTAGGTTTTATTTCAAAAATATTGTAACCCAAATG
This window harbors:
- a CDS encoding Crp/Fnr family transcriptional regulator, whose translation is MEILKKIIQQMIVASDEEANQLVDRCFRKNFEKKNLLSEDEKFIKEVYFIVKGIIRVKINDIEGREHTVHFAIENQFIADYNAFITGEKSNYQLQALEYTETIVLPKSAIEWGYKNMQEGEKLGRLIAEFYFVYLDTRIQHLYTLTPQERYDLMNEIFPNIHQRVPQHMIASYLGITPVHLSRIKKQIS
- a CDS encoding SDR family NAD(P)-dependent oxidoreductase, whose amino-acid sequence is MKINQRTIQRLKKNYGKWVLITGATSGIGKEMALKFGEAGFNLVITGRRENLLNDLSTLLFDRYQVEAIPICGDLSNENDVNSLIGETSHLNIGVAVLNAGFGTSGKFIDANIKQEVNMLHLNCRALMVLTHHFANKMKDKPLKVPLYYQLYGGFQGVPNAAHYAATKAYVQSLGEAIALELKPVGVDVLCAAPGPVESGFSKRANMKMSTTLSPEVVGVPIIQAIGKKRTVLPGFLTKLLVYNLSMTPRWGKIRIMGKVMSGFTKHQE